A window of Helicobacter ganmani contains these coding sequences:
- a CDS encoding DNA adenine methylase, with product MTKALDSYTSQPIKSPLNYIGGKYRILSQILPLFPRKIDTFVDLFCGGCSVGININQAQKIICNDNLKFLIDFYQFLQENDAELILQEIHNVIAKYHLTLQNVQGYNALRKDYNANKSPLLLFVLIAFSFNHQIRFNNAHEFNNPFGKNRSHFNPAMQENLLYFIRTLQHKPIEFLSLDFKETLDSLALTQQGFVYADPPYLITQGTYNDGKRGFSGWNENLEQSLLESLQKLDSKGVKFALSNVLIHKGKENHILKQWLDKHCFKVHFICTHYTNANYQTKHKDKTQTQEVLITNYNPLRESKN from the coding sequence ATGACTAAAGCACTTGATTCTTATACATCACAACCTATTAAATCCCCGCTCAACTACATCGGAGGAAAATATAGAATCCTCTCTCAAATCTTGCCACTTTTTCCAAGAAAAATTGATACTTTTGTAGATTTATTTTGCGGGGGTTGCAGTGTGGGGATTAACATCAATCAAGCACAAAAAATCATTTGCAATGACAATCTTAAGTTTTTGATTGATTTCTATCAATTTTTACAAGAAAATGATGCAGAATTGATTTTGCAAGAAATTCATAATGTCATTGCAAAATATCATTTAACCTTGCAAAATGTGCAAGGCTACAACGCTTTAAGAAAAGATTATAATGCAAACAAATCCCCGCTTTTACTCTTTGTGTTGATTGCTTTTTCATTCAATCATCAAATCCGCTTTAATAATGCACATGAGTTTAATAATCCCTTTGGTAAAAATCGCTCCCATTTTAATCCTGCAATGCAGGAAAACCTCTTGTATTTTATTCGCACTTTACAACACAAGCCGATTGAGTTTTTAAGCCTTGATTTTAAAGAGACTTTAGATTCTCTTGCTTTAACACAACAAGGTTTTGTGTATGCTGACCCACCTTATCTCATTACACAAGGCACTTATAACGATGGTAAAAGAGGCTTTAGCGGTTGGAATGAAAACTTAGAGCAGAGCCTTTTAGAATCTTTGCAAAAACTAGATTCCAAAGGCGTTAAATTTGCTCTTTCTAATGTGCTTATTCACAAGGGCAAAGAAAATCACATTTTAAAGCAATGGCTAGATAAGCATTGTTTTAAAGTTCATTTTATTTGCACGCATTATACCAATGCAAACTATCAAACAAAACATAAAGACAAAACGCAAACGCAAGAGGTTTTAATCACGAATTACAATCCTTTGAGAGAAAGCAAGAATTAA
- a CDS encoding DNA adenine methylase — protein sequence MRFIGNKESLSAKIYALLLKHHSIESHPKFPQSFFDMFAGSASMGKFFKAKGFQVYSCDLLYFSFCLQKAYIQNNQIPTFQGLQSIIQSSQNLADSLFANDISPYQKVLSFLDSIPAQKGFIYHHYAPSGSKHLAQPRMYFSDENAAKIDTIRMQIETWKQKQSINENEYFILLTTLIESLSFYANVAGVYAAFCKKWDKRALKPLTLKEIEIFPSDIKHFCACGDSIEVLQKIESKQVLDILYLDPPYNHRQYAPNYHLIETIAKYDNPKIKGVAGLRDWQHQKSAFCNAKTALIELEKITKLNNYKHLVLSYNSEGIMQKAQIDELLNPLGKVIFESFAYPRFKSNAKDGDKYIKEYVWIVQKA from the coding sequence ATGCGTTTTATCGGTAACAAAGAATCTTTAAGCGCAAAAATTTATGCCCTTTTGTTGAAGCACCATAGTATAGAATCTCACCCCAAATTCCCGCAAAGCTTTTTTGATATGTTTGCGGGAAGTGCGAGTATGGGGAAGTTTTTTAAGGCAAAGGGATTTCAAGTTTATAGCTGCGATTTGCTTTATTTTTCATTTTGTCTGCAAAAGGCTTATATACAAAACAATCAAATCCCTACATTTCAGGGTTTGCAAAGCATTATTCAATCTAGCCAAAATTTAGCAGATTCTCTTTTTGCAAACGATATTTCACCTTACCAAAAGGTGCTTAGCTTTTTAGATTCTATTCCAGCGCAAAAAGGCTTTATTTATCATCATTACGCACCAAGTGGAAGTAAGCATTTAGCACAGCCTAGAATGTATTTTAGCGATGAAAATGCGGCAAAAATTGACACTATAAGAATGCAAATTGAAACTTGGAAGCAAAAACAATCCATCAATGAAAATGAATATTTTATCCTTTTAACCACGCTTATAGAATCTCTATCGTTTTATGCCAATGTAGCGGGTGTGTATGCGGCATTTTGTAAAAAATGGGACAAAAGAGCCTTGAAGCCCCTTACACTCAAAGAAATTGAGATTTTTCCAAGTGATATAAAGCATTTTTGCGCTTGTGGGGATAGTATAGAGGTTTTGCAAAAGATAGAATCTAAGCAAGTTTTGGACATACTCTATCTTGACCCGCCTTATAATCATCGCCAATATGCGCCCAATTATCACTTAATAGAGACTATTGCTAAGTATGACAATCCTAAAATCAAAGGTGTAGCAGGATTGCGAGATTGGCAACATCAAAAAAGTGCATTTTGCAACGCTAAAACTGCACTGATAGAACTTGAAAAAATCACAAAATTAAACAATTACAAGCATTTGGTGTTAAGCTATAATAGTGAGGGGATAATGCAAAAAGCCCAAATTGATGAGCTTTTAAATCCTTTAGGCAAAGTCATATTTGAGAGCTTCGCTTATCCTCGCTTTAAAAGCAATGCAAAGGATGGCGACAAATACATAAAAGAATATGTATGGATTGTGCAAAAGGCTTAA